TTTGCGGCGATTCGATTTTTCCCGCGGATTTATTGCCCACACCCGCGCGTAACCCTTTAACGGCCTTCTTTCTGCGCACGCATATACGCGTGTGGCTTTGACTTTTTTTACGGGCTTTCGagatgctcgcgcgcgaggatttTTATCGAGGCTTTTAGGGCTGGTggttgaaaaataaactattgtTCGGATATCGATTTCAGCCGAACTAAGCTTTCCAACGCAAAAAGTCTCCTTAACAGGAAAACACTTTGCGGAAACTTCGTGCAGCACGCGTCAGAACCGCTCGCAAAAAAAGGCGAAGGAAAAATAATTCCCATAGCGCACAGCATCCtgagcaaacaaaaatttccaTTCCCTCCGTAAATCTTCAATAAACCTTTTCCCTCATACCACGTCTACACTCTCCGTTCTTCGTCTCGCCTTAGTCTGTGTATATACTTATAGGTATACACTTGGGTTGGAAAAGGCCAGCCTCGGCGCGCGAGACTGCGTAACGGTTCTTCTAAAATTGCGCGAGCCTCTATGCGCGCAAggaaaagggagagagaggaaacaAGCTCTCTCGTAAGGTTATAGAGAgacgagccgagagagagagagcaaaacgagtgtatatatatatatatatatatatatatatatatatatatatatatatatatatatatatacacgagcAAGTCGCCGCGGAGTATAATGCGTTAGTCGTTGCTTTAACCGAAGAGGAAGAGGACAAAGGGGGAAAATAAACGTGCGGGTGCACGTGCGCGAGAGGTTTTACTCGCGTTACGCGGAATCGATTTAgttgtattttgttttttgtagTTTTGAGGAGGAGAGGTATGCGAAAGACGAGGTTagggtatttatttataagactgagtaaataaatatattgatCTGATATGATCTGATGTATAAATTCCCACCATTAGTCACACACAGAAGGCATTTAATACAGTTACTGACCTACGCCGGGCGATTAGCCTcgtcgaaagaaaaaaaagtgtgTCGGGCAGAAGCGATGGCAGTGTACGTCGTGTCGTGTCCTtgacactttctctctctctctctctctctctctctctctctctctctcgagtatTATAGCGCTTACATCACGTCGAATCGAAGTTATGTCATATACGTATACTCTCTCTCAGAGGCGTTGACCGATTTCGCTCTATACTAATATACGCGTTTCATTTTTTGCTTCGTTTAAATCGCGACTTTTTCGTCATTGCGGGGGATTTTTTTATCGGACTATCCTTGTCGAGTGAGCCAGAGCTTAGACGGGGATTATCAGGTGCTGGGATCGAATTGTGTTCATTCAATTAaagaccgagagagagagagagagagagaggtattTCGCGGATGATAAAAACGTTGATTACCGTTCCGGAGTGTGTTGTAATTTGAATGTCGCTTTGCTCCTTTGTTGTTTACTATCGATTTACTGGCTTGATTGCTCTGTGCGGTGTAAATTGGATCTGGAGAGAAAAGTGTCCGAAGTAGTAATGAATTTCTGTTCTATGTCTGTAGAAACATTTTTTCAGTACTGATTAATATTTAACACACCGGACCTCCCACCAATTCAATAAACCCCAAGCCGCCAACAACCATCGCCTTATCTCAATAAAAATCAAGTCCCGTATCGTCGCGGCGTTTAAAAAGGAAGCAGCACCTTCCGCACAACCTGTACAAGCctcgcacgcacacacgtgctTATCGGATCCGCGCGTGGCACACGtcgcaaaaaaaaaggaaaggctTCCGCGTAAAACGTCTTCATCGCGCGCCGGCGCGCCCTTTATCGTCGCCGGACATCGCTCAAGTGCATGCGACAGTCGTTGGCTTTTGAAGAGGTGAAAGGGGGactgtgtgagtgtgtgtagggtatataatataatacagcCACGGCCGATGGGTTTTTAACGCTTGATCGGACTCTCGAGAGGATCAAAGGATCTAAGGGCTCGTTCGGTTTTATCTTTCGGGCGATATTGCTTGTGTAGCAAGTGGCTTGTAAAATTTTCGTTTGTTATGTCCGAAATTTGAATTCGAGAAGCTAATGGTGTTACATACATTTACTCTCTTCGAAGCCGTCCCAAGCGCGACCAGTATGCAAAAAGCAACACGtccagaagaagaagattcgCCCAAAAAAGCAACAAACACAAGGAGCGACGGAGTCGGGGGTATATAAGCTAAGAATAACCAAGCGCCGCGTTAGCTACTTTCCTTGTCGAAGCTGCCCTCGCGcataattaattctttttcgTTCACACatgcagcgcgcgcggaatgCCGCATCGGTGTTCTAATTTTGAATCCAGCTCCGCTGCGCTTCTCTCAACTcttttcgcttttttcatcGTCGTGGCACAGGGAAATTTCGGGTGTTAAAAATACACTACGTATAAATATTCGGAGCGAGATGGTTACGTCGACTTTTAAGGTCTGACAGGGGTTCATCGAATTATTCCGATATTTTCGAGTTGGAAATGCAGGGCACGTCAGTCGTATATTCCCGAAAATCGTCGGGCGATTTTAGACCGCAGAAGTCTATGTACAGCTGGCGAAAAAAAGGGAGTATTGCTCTcggtaaataataaaaaagaagcggCGCAGCCGAGTCTGAGGATCGTGTGCGTGCTGCGCGTTTAAATGACCGAGCTCTGAAGGACCCTTCGCTTTGCGATGAAaaaaaactctctctctctttctgcccCTCGTCCGAAGTTCGAGACGACGGTGGGATATGGGATTCGGTACAGTGGCTTTATTCGGCATTCCCTCTCCACACTGCTATAGGGTTGCGAGGCTTAACCCTTCTTCCGCGTGCTAGACCAGAGTTTTGTATCGAACCAGTTTGAGGAGATTTGATTTAACTTCCAATCCAAGCATATCAGATCCCACAAAGTCAGCGCGTCAAGCCTGCGCACCTGACCGATCATCTCCCGTTCCAGATACCGCATGCCGCTCCATTTTTCGCTTTCCCATACACGCCTATATATACTTTCAATTCTTCCTCACGCACTTTCCCAGTTTCTCTCAGCTCTCCGCGGTGTATTGAACTCGGAGCGCGGGTCGTTAAACTCCCGCGCGGAGCttgcgctctcgcgcgcgtgacgTCAGGGCCGATCCTACGTGGATGCTGCCGTACCGAGCGAGAATTTCAGATGCAGATTCGGTGCGTCTCGGGGGCAGGCACTGACGTGGCGCCAGACGATTGGACGCTCGACAACCCGCCGCTATATGTGACGTCGTGTGTCCGAGTGAACGGATCTGGGCGTCGGGAGGATTAGACGCGCGTCGAGAGCTTTTTGCGAGGGACCCGTGATTTTCTTAGGAATCCGGAGGGCTGATTCGATTGTCGAGGGACGTGCGTAATCAGGGCTATTTTTTGAGTTATGTGAGTAGACGGGACAGCCTTAATCAGATGCGGTGGAGATTTTTtgtgaagaaaaaagaatGTGTCGATTAGTACTACTGTGTGTGCTGGTGGATTGTGTGTACATAAAGTTGGAGATATCAGCTCTGTCAATACTACGCATGCGGAAAAGTACGCCATCAATGAGATGATTCAGATCTCGAAGCATAGTTTCGTGAAACGTGTACTCGTGACGCGGTATGTTACTCGGGTACAATATGATCATCGGAATAATTAATGTTTCAGAGCGTAAGCCCAAGTCAAACTCGAATTTATCGATGCGCAGGAAATATATGATAAGATTGCTCGAGCCAATTAAAGATAAAAATCGTGATAAGCGCCGGGGCAAATCGCTTTGTACCAGCCTCGCGAACCGAACTAATTGATTTCGATTGgtataaaatgatttattttcgaCGTGTACGCACAACCACACGCAAAATACTGTATGAACGAAAAAAAACCGCGAGTTTCACAGAGGATATCTGCATGTTTGCTCGATTTCTATTCAAAATTGAATCGTCACGAGAATATGACTTATGCAAATACTCTCGTAACCTCTTCTGCGTTTTCTACGCAGTTACACACAAAATAAACTCTGCGTCTATGAATAACAAGATGAGTATTCAAACTTTTAGTTAGCAGTCGTTTAGATGCACCATTACCAGCACCAAGTTTAAAGATGTTTCTTAACATTCCGACCCTTGTAGTTTTTTTAACTTTCTAGTACATACTTTTCCTTAATCGTCCGCACACAACTGCATTCAGCATTTCGAGTGAAACTTCAGTTGtcgcaatatttcaaaaatacatGTTATCCAAATCCATTACACATCGCCGCAACAGAAGCCGACTTTCCATTTTCAAAAGCAGCGATTCATCAAGAGAGTCGGCGGCCCACGTGAAGCGTTTCACGCGGCCTCGACACATCGCGCGGAATCACTGAACTAGCGCTGCTGACCCAGCTTATGCAACACCGAAGCCGGAAGTCGACGATCGCTCATCGAAGCCTCCGCAGGTAAACTTgagtgtgtctgtgtgtatgtgtgtgtgtgtatgtgagtATAAGTAACGGCTACGCGGCTATAAATAACACGAGCGGTAACTATTTTTGCCGAGAGaaacaaagagagaaagagtgagagtcGACGGATTGCGTGGGCGCAATTGTCGCGTGCCCCTGAAGCAGGAAGACTGATGTTGTTTGGGTGAGGTCGTGTACTAGTGGGACATGGAGATTCGCCAGTTGGATTTATGCGTTTAGCACGACACTTTGTGGAAATTGTATTTCGTTTGTTGGTAAATGGCTTTTAAATTTCACGATCGGACGATGATGATGCCTGCGGGAGTTGTAAGAGATGCTAATCGAGGCAATAAAAACCACTGATGCCGATAGACACTGTGTTCCGCTAATTAACGATACGTGTACACAAATTTTCAAGGTTATCGGAGCAGTGATAAGATAACGCGACATTCTTCGATTATTTGAGCCGACACGAAATATTTTATCGCCGAAAGCTTTCAATGCCAGAGAATCAAATTGACCGCGAGCATATAGAGGCGCACATGAAAATTAACGGTCACGAATCGAGCGGTTGTCACCCGTTCAACGACCCCGCAGAGCACCGCGACTCACCGCGCGAGGCTTCGACAAAAAAGCCGAGGTCAGCGTCCCGACTCATTCGCTTCTTCACGACAATTCCTCGGGCAgtcctcgctcgcgcgcgttaatACATAATACGGGCACATCAGCTCCGACGTCGTCCACGGAGTTTGTTGACTCTCGGTTTCAGCTTCAAGCCGCTGACCATGACCTCGCCTCGAACGATCTCTCTCGCTTCGTGTCCTCAACGTGTAGACCAGAAGAGGGAGCAGCGAACGATTCTATACTAGTTTCTGGCTGTGCCGGAGCTACCGGCGTATAATGAGGCAAAGACCTCTGACGAAGATAGCCTCGCGCGACGACCGGTAAGGTGTCGCGGAACAAGTGAGGGTTGAGGTTTTATTGGCTGCTGATAAGCGATTTTTGTGGAACGACGCGCGATTGTTCGGTAGGTTTGCTTTGGAAGGTCTCTTATCGGACATATgagtttttgttggatttgtGGTCATTGCCACGTCGATGACCCGCTCTCAGGATACTATAACTGGATGTTTGCTAGTCAAGCAGAAAAAGAATTCATTTCTCAGAATTTTTTGtgtgtattttcttttatttttgtatttatttttttttttacaaggtGGAGTCTTGTTCTGTACAAGTGCTTAAATCATTAATTGTGCAATTTTCATAGATTGGGTTTTCAAAGCGCATAGTATGTTGTTAACTATTGAGTGACGTTATCGAGGCTTGAGATCTCttcaaaagtaaattatttgtataattaGAGTACAGTTTAAGCTTTACTGGGAGTTTGCAATAATTAGAagataattgtaaaaaatatatactgcTATTTTAGCAAGTAAATGTAAAGCAGGAGGAATTTTGATTCaatattgtttgaaaataaaaaaaaatatataagtttcAGTGTTTTTATTCATGCACCACAATTGCattcaattcaaggtcaacaTTAAAATAACTCGgtgataaaaatacaaattgaCAAAATATATCCTAAAATCAAGGTACGTCGAAGTTGAATCAAAAGTTCAATATCGTTAGCTTCATATTCGTCCTTAATATATTTGTATTCGTGCACAGATTTCTGCTCTTCAAATTGATGATATAAATTGCCTTGAGATATAagtaacaaaatattattcatagGTTCAATATATGGAGATTTCAATTCAAACCCCATTGTCAACCCTCCAGACCAAAAGCACGGCTTTGCTACTTTGATCACAGGAATTTCGTTGCCAAAAAAactattgttttttttattcattgaTTCCGCGTATGATCTCTGAGTTATGCAAATAACATTTAAATTGGTTCTTAGTTGATTAAAACAATCGTTATCATCCGCATTTGACACGCTCAGATTGACAAGGTGATTGAAAATAGCATCATCAGGATCGACTATTTTTGGAATGTATACATGATCAAACATGAGCAATAAATCTGACTGTGCAAAATCTTTAGGTGTGTTAAGGGGTATCTCTTCATCTGTGGATACTTTAAAATCAATCAATTGATGAAGAAATGAAGAAGAATAAATGGACGCCAAAAAAATAATGACTAGAAACAAGATTCTTTCGAAATTTCTATATGGCATTCGAAGACTTGCAGTATTAAAAAATGCcatcaaaatataaaatacatccCAGTATTCTTTTTGGAAATTGAGACAGTGTTTTACGACATAAATATAAAGACATAAACTGACTATCGCTAGTACTGCAACGACAACTTTATTCGGATTTATGCCAGAAGAGCGGTTGCGTAAAACTGGTACTATAGCACAAATCTCGTCAAACAAAATCATGGCACTTTCCCTTCCGTGGTAAGTATCAGTATTtccaaaaggaaaaaaatgattcCCGAACATATTAATATTAGCAGCTTTCAAACTTGCATCGTTAACCATGCCAACATTAGGAATGAATGGTCCAGAAGCGTTAAAAAATGCTGGAATAACgttgatttgaaaattcatgGTTTCCgacaatattttcattatatcAAATTCGACTCCTTCGACTTCACACGTAACGTTTGGTTCAAAACTGCATTGTACATTTGTAATTGGCGGAGAATGCATCATCAATACGTTGATTGGATATTGATTCAGATTCTTAAGTTTTCTTGGAAAAATAATCGTACCAGGACTAAGACAATTCTCCTGATAACTACTGAAAAATGGGTTATAAGTGTAGAATACGGCCTTTGATGTACAAGAAGGATCTATCTCTCTGTCTTGAAGAACAgttaaatccaaaattttgtttgtccAAGCATAGTGCAGGGTTGCTTGAATATCTCTGATTATCTCCATTTCGTGAGTAACTATCAAAAAATTGGCGCAGTAAAGTTGAGGATATGCACGAagatgagaaaataaaatgatttttaaaaaatttaaaatcttatCTTCCTTTGGTTGAATTGCCACATATAAAGTTTCCTtcgagtaaaaaataaacCTTGAAAATCTGTGCCAAAAACTTCTAGACGTCGTTTTTTGCGTATTAAATCCAATGAGAAGAACTGTAAGATTACCTGGAATACTTTGCGTGATAAAATTTATCTCAGTAATTTGATCCTTCATATCTTCGTTAACTAATATGACTATTTTGTCTAGGTATCGACGAGAAGTAACATATTCAAACAAGTGATCAGACCTATGATAAATCTTAGAAGGTTCGTGCAATTGAATTTTAAACATTGATTGTACTGTTTTAAGAAGAATAGCagtaacaaatatttttaaatgcatttttcCTTTTAAGACGTGGTCTGCGCTGATACTTCATAGTTAGGAATCACGAAAGACAATAAAAGTTTTCAAGCGTTGTGAAGGATTTGAAGCCGTACTTATTATGCTTAATGTGAACGTTTACCGGGAACTCATAAAAAACAGTTCAAAACAATtgaacaattattttaaaaattacgcAATTCTATCTATacttagaaaaaatgttgagcATATGTTAATTATAAAACGCAATGCGAATACCCAGTAGTATAACTAATAATAGTCGGTAGAAATTGAAacgaatttcaaaatttttatttgtgcCACTGTAGATCCATATTGTACTATTACAATAGACTTAAgatcaatatttaaataactcggtgataaaaatacaaatcGATACAATATATCCAAGCATTAAAATGCGTCTCAGTTGAATCAAAAGCTCTTGATCTTGCGCTTCGTATTCGCCTTTAATGTACTTGTACTCCTGAAATGATTTTAGCTCTTGAAATTGATGATACAAATTACCTTGAGCTATAAGCAATAAAATACTATTGATGCGTTCGATGTATGGAGATTTCATTTCTAACGCCATAACGAGCCCGCCAGACCAAAAGCACGGCTTTGCTATTTTAAATACAGGGGTTTTGTTACCACTAAAACggatgtttttcttatttatggATTCTGCTAACTTTCTGTGAGTAATGCAAACCGCATTGAATTTGGTTCCTAGCTTATTGATGCAATCTTTATCATCCGCATTTGAAACACTCTTATTTATAAGgtgattaaaaaatgtatcatcAGGATCAACAATCTTTGgaataaaaatatgattaaACACTACCGATAAATCAGACTCCGCAAAGTCTTTAGGTGTATTTAGAGGTATTTCATTATCTATGGACActttaaaatcaattaattgGCGAACGAagaacgaagaaaaaaagtgtgCCAATATGATGACTAGTAAAAACAAGATTCGTTCGAAGTTTCTTATTGGCATTCTGAGACTTGCAGCGTTCAAAAATGTTATCAATATATAAAACACATCCcagtattttttttcgaaattcagACAGTGTTTTAGTACATAAATAAGAAGACATATACtcattattacaataactgcaaaaacaattttatctgGATTTATGTTAAAATAGCGATTATGTAAAATTGGTACGATTGCACATATTTCATCAAACAAAATCATGGTACTTGCTCTTGCATGGAAAGTTTCGTCATTCTCAAAGGGAAAGAAATGATTTCCACGTAAATCAACATTCGCAGCCCTGAGAGCTGTGTCATTAGCGTAGCCAATATTATAAATGAACGGTCCAGTAGCGTTAGAGAATACAGGAACAACattgatttgaaaattcatgGTTAGCGACAATATTTTCATGATATCAAATTCGATTCCTTCAACTTCACACGTAACGTTTGGTTCGTAATCgcattttaaatttgtaattgGTGGAAAATCCATTATTAATACATTGATAGGGTATCGATTTAAGTCTTGCAATTTTCTGGGAAAAACAATAGAACTAAGTCTAAAACAATGCTCGTGATAAATCCTGAAGAATGGATTATAAGTGTGGAATACGGCCTTTGATATACAAGAAGGGTCTATCTTTCTGTCCTGAAGAACAgttaaatccaaaattttgttttgccAAGCATCGTGTAGGGTTGCTTGAATATCTCTGATGCTCTCCATTTCGTGAGTAACTATCAAAAATTTTGAGCAGCTAAGTTGTGGATATGCTTTAAGGTGAGAAAACAAACTCAGTTTTGTGAAGTTAAGAATTCTATCATTCCTTGGTTGCATTATCACATACAAAGTTTCcatcgaataaaaaataaatcttgaAAATCTAGACCAAAAACTTCTagactttgttttttttgtatcAGAACCAATAAGAAGAACTGATAAATTATATGGTATATTTTGCGTAATATAATTCATATCCATAATTTGATCCTTCATATCTTCATCAATCAAGaatactattttatttacgtatCGGCAAGAGATAATAGATTCGAACAAGTGATCATACTTGTTAGAAGGTTCACGTagttgaattttaaaaattgtttgtacAGTTTTTGAAAGAAGAGCAATAACGAATATTTTTAGATACATGCTGCCCTAAATTTGCGACGTATGTCTACACTGAGAAGTTTTTTAATCACCAGGGTGGATACAAACTACTAAACGTTAAAAAAGTTTCTAAACGTTACTTATTATAATTCGCCCTTAATAAGGGCGATTACAGAGAATTATTATGTAGCTGCAATATTCAAACaaataattcaatatttattgtacGTAATTATGACTTCACAGAATTTTCTAGAAAATAATTCAccagtaaaaaaataatagagaTAATGTACCCAATTACCAACACAAATGTGAGTTGCATAAGCAATTCTTCGTCTTTCATTTCAAATTCATCTTTCACAAAACTGTGTCTGCTAATTATCTTTTGTTGTACAACTTAATACTGTAAATTACTTTGTActataatcaataaaattctATTAATTTCTTCAATATACGGTGAACGATGTTGAAATGCTATATTCTTTCCTTCAGAccaaaaaattacttttgttttttttttttataattgttctttCATTTATATAGCTGGATTTCTCGTTGATTACTTCATTTGCGCATGATCCGACAGCTATGCAAATCACATCtcgattttttcttaatttatcgATATAATCCGAATTTCTCGCATTTCTTATACCTTTTATATTAATAAGGCGATTAAAAACTTCATCATCAGGATCAACAATTTTAGATAAAAATGTAGGGTCAAACATGAgtgaaaaatttgattttgcaaAATCTTCCGGCGTTTCTAGCGGGATTTCATCACCCATTAATACTCTTACACCAATTAGTCGATTTATAAATGTAGATGTACAGACAGAAGCTATGACAATAATTAACGTGAATACAATTCTTTCGTGAATTTTTTTCGGAATCCTACAAATactgatatttaaaaaaaccaTAATGAGATGAAGTAAGTTCCAATATTGTTGATCAAATCATAAGCAATTTTTGAGAACGGGAAGACCAATATAAAAGAACGTGGTAAcaatatttatcaattttagtCTTATAATTGGTTATTGTACAACTGGCACTAACGCGCGAAGTTCGTCAAATATAATCATAACACTAGTTGGCCAGTTAAATTGCTTAGGGTTGGCCAAAGGAAACAAATGAGTTCCTACCAGATCGATTTTGGCTTTATCGAGGTTTTTGCTATTAAAATAGCCAACATTGTATATGAATGGTCCAGaactattaaaaaatactGGGACAATGTTTGTTCGAAAGTTCATAAATTGTCCGATTATATCAAGGATAAGAAATTGAAAACCTTCAACATTACACGTTACGTTACCACTGAAGTTGCACCTCACCTTTGTAATTGGCGGTATATGCATCATAGCCACATTCAATAAATAACCATTCATATTATTAAGTTTACTTGGAAACAAAACTGTGCTACGAGTAAAACAGTTTTCCGAAAATAGTCCAGGAATGGATTGATTAAATATACTTTAGCCATTGAATTAGTCATGATTTTTCATCAACTGAAGAAttgtaaaatctaaaattttgtttttccgTGCTTGGTGTAAAATTAACTTAATACTTGTTCTGTTATAATTTTCTCGAATAATAATTAAGTGTTTTGATTGACAAAGTTCGGGGTTCGTGTCTAAATGAGAAAAAGGgcctttttctaaaaaatgtaAAGGATGGTCCTGATCTTcgtattgaataaaaattaacaatgtTTTCATTGaacgataaataaattcagaaaataGTGACCAAATTTCCTTTGATTGTGCAAATAGTCTGgaatattatgtataatacTTATACGTTCGTTTGAACTGCTGTTGAACACTAAAACAACTCGGTTTATATCTATgttctgaaatatttattgtgaATAGTGATTAAACTGATCGTAGTTTATGTTTTGATactttatttcaaatttagaTACGACCATCAGAATACGTAAGATAAATATCACAACACTTAGAAGACtcatttttctgtattttatacttttgatTGAATGATTAGAAAATTCTGCAATGCACTAGAGCCCTGATGGAACCAATTTATTGCTAGTACAAAATGCGATCACTGCTTATGCGTTGACTAAGTATACATGCATAAAAAAGATAATTATGAAGAAAACAGCTCTAACCAATTTGTTTGTATTGTACAATTGCAAAGCTAATATTGTAACCACTTCAGTAATGGcgatagtaaaaaaaaacgttggcCAAGAAAACTGAAAATGACAAATCAAATTAGCTCctacatttttttgtaatattaaaataacgGGCAAGTTATATTGCTACatacattaattttttaaaaacgatttctattaaaaatataatgataGAGATCATAAATACAATACGTGTAATAAAAAGAAACATCTCGATTTCGCTCGTAGCATCACCTCTACTTAAATTTACCGGTTTAACAATTATTCGAAAATTTAAAGCGTTCGACAGCCTTTCTATCAATACATATTCCAAACCTTTGACAATGAATGATGAATTGGATTTTGGATCAAGCTCAAGCGTTATCAACGGtggtaaaaaaaagagaagttTGTTGTTCCACGCAAAACGCAAGGTCGTCTCAAGATAACCAATATTGTAGTCTTGTAAAAGTATAAATACAATGTAAGATCGTGCCAGCGAAGGAAAACTATTCAAAAGACGAGAAATCGTTTTTTgcatataattttcttttgcgTCAGAATCAGTTAAAAAGTACAACATTTTTGTAGGACTTTTAGTGACATTCACAAAGCTCAACAAATAGTCCTTATCGTAAAAATGACGTTCGTTAAAGCTGATCAATAATACAGAAATGTTATTCATGACGTTTTTGACCACctcctggatgtgaaaatcaTCTCTTT
The sequence above is drawn from the Nasonia vitripennis strain AsymCx chromosome 4, Nvit_psr_1.1, whole genome shotgun sequence genome and encodes:
- the LOC116417408 gene encoding uncharacterized protein LOC116417408 translates to MYLKIFVIALLSKTVQTIFKIQLREPSNKYDHLFESIISCRYVNKIVFLIDEDMKDQIMDMNYITQNIPYNLSVLLIGSDTKKTKSRSFWSRFSRFIFYSMETLYVIMQPRNDRILNFTKLSLFSHLKAYPQLSCSKFLIVTHEMESIRDIQATLHDAWQNKILDLTVLQDRKIDPSCISKAVFHTYNPFFRIYHEHCFRLSSIVFPRKLQDLNRYPINVLIMDFPPITNLKCDYEPNVTCEVEGIEFDIMKILSLTMNFQINVVPVFSNATGPFIYNIGYANDTALRAANVDLRGNHFFPFENDETFHARASTMILFDEICAIVPILHNRYFNINPDKIVFAVIVIMSICLLIYVLKHCLNFEKKYWDVFYILITFLNAASLRMPIRNFERILFLLVIILAHFFSSFFVRQLIDFKVSIDNEIPLNTPKDFAESDLSVVFNHIFIPKIVDPDDTFFNHLINKSVSNADDKDCINKLGTKFNAVCITHRKLAESINKKNIRFSGNKTPVFKIAKPCFWSGGLVMALEMKSPYIERINSILLLIAQGNLYHQFQELKSFQEYKYIKGEYEAQDQELLIQLRRILMLGYIVSICIFITELFKY